From Sphingobium sp. RAC03, a single genomic window includes:
- the coaE gene encoding dephospho-CoA kinase (Dephospho-CoA kinase (CoaE) performs the final step in coenzyme A biosynthesis.) — protein sequence MKIYGLTGSIGMGKSAVAAMFAREGVPVFDADAEVHRLQGPGGALLPAIEARFPGTTGAKGVDRAKLGAAVFGHPQERKALEAIVHPAVRAARRRFLRRHRSRTFVLLDIPLLFETGGQKRLAGVIVVTAPAWKQRKRVLARPGMTVAKFRQILHLQTPDAEKRRRADHLIQTGTTFAETRAQVRRLVACLGRKTGR from the coding sequence ATGAAGATTTATGGCCTGACCGGATCTATCGGCATGGGCAAGTCGGCGGTCGCGGCGATGTTTGCGCGTGAAGGCGTGCCGGTGTTCGACGCGGATGCCGAGGTGCATCGGTTGCAAGGGCCGGGCGGCGCGTTGCTGCCCGCGATCGAGGCGCGTTTTCCCGGCACGACCGGCGCCAAGGGCGTGGATCGCGCGAAACTGGGCGCGGCGGTGTTCGGCCATCCGCAGGAACGCAAGGCGCTCGAAGCGATCGTCCATCCGGCGGTGCGCGCGGCGCGGCGCCGGTTTCTGCGCCGTCACCGATCGCGCACATTCGTCCTGCTCGACATTCCCTTGCTGTTCGAGACAGGCGGGCAAAAGCGGCTGGCGGGCGTGATCGTGGTGACCGCGCCGGCGTGGAAGCAGCGCAAGCGCGTCTTGGCGCGGCCGGGCATGACCGTCGCCAAATTCCGCCAGATCCTGCATCTGCAAACGCCTGATGCTGAAAAGCGTCGCCGCGCCGATCATCTCATCCAGACCGGCACGACCTTTGCCGAAACGCGCGCGCAAGTGCGACGTCTGGTCGCTTGCCTTGGC